The genomic stretch AACTCTCCTCCATTGGGGATCACAATTTACGCTTCCAaaccccagcccagggccagggcaGAGGAATAAATGGCCACCGTGACGGGCAGAGCCGTCCCACGCAAGCCCACACCTCGGGTCCTTGTCTTAGCAACTCAGGGGAAATCTCGTAGTTGCCTTGGTAACCCAAGGGATTTCAGACATTAGCAAGAGTACACCAGCAGAAATCACTTGTTGGATTCTAAAAACACCTTCTGCTCGACAACTGCATTTAAAACATCAAACCCACAGGCTTAAGGAGCGTCCTTGTTCTTAACGTGTTGATGGGCTCTCCGACCTAGAGCCTCCAGCCCCGCAGCCCGCCGGACGACTCGTGATGCAGCAGGTGTAGGACAGGATGGGAACGCTCTGCGGCCCTGACCCATCCAGAAGGTTCCTTAAGTCAGGCCCTGTGAACGCTGCTCTCCAGGCTTTAGTCAGAGCTAAAGGGACGTTTAGTCGTCACGGAGAGAGCAGACACAGACGACCACCGTGCTGACCGCTGGCAGGGAGACAGGTGGGCTTTCTATCATCTCAGAAACTTAACCTTCTTTTGACTTAGTTCAGTTACACTCAACGGTTCTGCGGGGGGGGCTTCCCATCAGGGACATTGGCAACGTCATGACCAGGGGTGGGCGGCTCCTGGCATCCAGTGGGCGGAGGCCAGGGCACTGCCGATGTCCTACAGCGCTAAGGACGCCACCTCACACAGAATCATCCTGCCGAGGGGGCGACACTGGTGAAACCAGCTTGGGCTGAACCTGCAGGAGGCTGGCCCAGCGCTCGGGGCTGGGGACACACAGGAGCAATGAGAATGAGAACCTACAAGAAAGGCTACAGTGTCTCCTGGGGGTGGTGAGAaagctctggagatggatagtggcgATGTATTTAATGCCAacacacttaaaagtggttaaaggGGTGAAGTTCATGATacgtatgttttaccacaataatcAAGCTAGTGTATCAAGAGCCCCAGGGTTGCCCTCCCAACCCCAGCACAGGCCTAGCACTGGTGACACCTTTCAGGGCTTGTGCCCACGGTTCACTGCCTTCTGTCCACCTCTGAGCCCCCACTGACTTCTAACCTCCTTCCTGGAGGGGCCTCCCCAACGTGGTCACTTGCCGAGAAGCCTCCATCCTGCTCTGGACCAACCCCTGTCCCACCAAAGCCCCTCCTCACTCCAAACGCAGCCCTCGTGGCCCCATCTGCCACTCGGGAAAGCTCGGAGCAGCCACAGTTATCACATGCTCGGCGCCGGCAAGAGCACCTGGCATCTAGGAaacatttcatttgtttactAGTCTGGGAGACAGACAAAACCATCCTCCAGAGGGTGAGGGCCGGCGTCAACAAAGCTAAGCTAAGGGCCCTCAGGGCTGACGGACTCGGGGTCCAGAAGGCGCTCCCCCCCTGCGCGGTAACGCCCACCGGCTGCTCTGTGGGCGGACCACACAACCCGCACTTGCTGGCAACGAGGAAATACCCCTCATTGGGAGGGGAGCTTGTGGCCACGAGCCCTCACGTGCCCAGgacgaaacacacacacacgtggtgTTTCTTCCACGTTGACAACAATGGCCGCGGCCGGAGCCCACACGCCTGGCCTGTCCCTCCCTTCCGCCCGAGTCACGTCACTTCGTGCACTTCTTCATCTTTTTAACGCTGTCACgtttacatctttaaaaattaagttacccCACCCAGTGCCTACGAGAGGCTCCTCCACACCCCACGCTGGGGCTCCTTCCGGGTGTCACCCCGCCTTTCCAGCTCCAGAAAATCCCCAGCCCAGCAGCCTCTGTGTGCCGGCGGCCCTGGCGCGCCCGCTGGGACGCATCGGCCACTTTCCCTGCGCTCACACCGATTTACTACAGAAGGGGGTGACCCGCGGGAAGCCACCAGCGTCAGCCTGGAGAGGTGCCACTTCACGGACAAAACGAGCGGCCCTGGGGCCACCGACAAACAGCGCCTTTGGGCTGCCCGTGGCCCCAGGGCGCCTGAGCCCGGCCTGTAACAAACGAAAGGCTTACTTGAGTCTCGGCTGCCGAAGGGCCACCCGGACGTCGGGAGGAAAGACGGCAGCGGGGAGCCGGCGCGGCTGTCGTCCTCCGCGTGCTGCGTGATGTGGCGGACCGTGTCTTTGTTCTTCCGGTTCTTCCTCCGGCCCGTGGGCTGCCAGCCGTCCCCCGCAGCCTGCTCGGAGAAGGAGTTCTGAATGGCAGCGTCCCCGGCGGAAGGCGGCTCGCTCCCCCCGTAGTGGGTCGGTGAGAGCTGCTCCTCCTTGACGTGCAGGGGCCCGCAGCCCATGTCGCCGGGCCACAGCGGCTGCGAGGGGAGGTCGTCGGGGCCGTCGGCCTTGGGCTCCTGGTCCTCCTTCCCGTAGCTGCTCCCGCCCTCGTGGCAGCTGGCGATGGCCGAGTCCCCGGAGGAGTTGGCGGGGCTCGTGCGCCGGGCCAGCCACGGGGAGATGCTCCTCCCGGCCATCACGGCGGAGATGAGGGCGTCCGCGCCGCTGCCGGGTGGGGCGCCCACCTCGAACTCCGAGAGCTCGTCCGAGGCGTCCGGCTTGATGCTGATGTCCAGCGCGGCCTTGATAAAGTCATGGCAGGCCTGCACGATGTCCGTCATCTGCAGGAAGCTGGCCGCTGACATCACCTCGATGACGTTCCTGCTGGTGAGGGCCAGGTGGGCGGAGTACATGAAGTCGATGATGGCCTTGAAGCCCTGCGCCGTGACGATGTCCAGGTGCGTGACCGTGGCCTGGTCGGACGCTTTCTGCACCTGGCAGTAGAGCGTCTTAAAGTAGCGGCTGCTGCCGAGCAGGACGTTCTTGTGGGCCTTGAAGACCTTGCCCTCGACCACCACGCACACGTCGCACAGGATGCCGTGCTGCCTCTGCTCGTTGAGCTCGTGGAGCAGGTGCCGGTAGTGGGACGCGATTTCCATATCTTCCCGCCGGTTGTTCATCTGGGATGCCGGGGAGGTCTCTTCTACGGACTCTGTGGGGCAAGAACGGAAGGGTTACCCGCACGGTCGACACACGCACTGAGGGAGTTAGGAGGGTGCACGGAGGGCGGCCGCCGGGCACAGGGCACTCGACGGTGGGCACCTGAACCAGCGTCCAGTTTGAGGCTCACCTGTCGTCGGGCACACGGCGCTCTGAACAGAATCCTACACGCTGCAGCCAACCCTCCGAGCAAACAAATATTCCAGAAAGGAGAAGAACACCCATCCACAGTCGAAGTGACTCTCTCACCCAAACAGAAAATCGGAACATCTAGGCCAAGTAACCCAGGGGCACCTTCATCCCTCACCCTTGAAGAAGCACCCTTTAAAGACAAAGTGACAACAACATGCTACACAAACAAAACCCCTAGAACAGCGAGGACTGAAGTTGGACGTCTACAGCTTCAGCCCCACAAACTCCCAAACTCCAGCCCGAGCCAGCCCCAGAGGGAGAAGGCCCTGTGACCAGCTCAGCCCCCAGGAAGGTgtctggtggggggaggggcccaAGGCGATGAGAACCCGCTTCGTGGTCCCAAGCGCCCGAATCATTTCTCGACTTGGGCCCCACGCGGTGCTCTCCCCAGACTCGTTCCCCAGATCTTTGCTGCTCCCAAAGTTTCCCAGGGCCACCCGACTGGGCAGACAAAACAACAGAACTTCAGTGCCGCCCAGACTGGAGGCCAGAGCCTGACCAAGGCCGAGGTGTGGGCAGGACTCCGTCCGAAGGCCCCGCCGGGGATGCATCCTGGCCTCCGTCAGCTTCTGCGGTGACCAGCAATCCTCAGTGTCCTTGGCTCGTGGAAGCATCACCCACCTCTGCCTCTGCCGTCTCCCTGTGTGCGTGTCTGTCCCAGTGTCCCCTCCTACAAGGACACGGTCATATCGGATTAGGCCCATCCTACTACCTCAGTACAAATCACATCCAAACTAGGTCAGGTTCTGAGGCGCTGGGGGCTAGGACTTCACTGTACGAAACCTGGGGCCAGGCTCACCGCATAAGATGCCCTGCAGAAGACAGGTCTTCCCTGATAAACACACCGTTTTCCAGCTGGTCAAAGGTGCGGACGTCCGTCCACCTTTCCCGGGGTgcgggggggaagggtggagggtgggggccGCCTCATTTGTGCAACACCTTCCTTTAGACTTTACGTTTCGCATCATCATCTGAGATCACCTGGAAACGCCCCCAGTCCCCAGGCTGGGAGAATGAGGCTGGGGAGGGTCCAAGCCTTTCACTCCCTTGTCTCCCTCGACAGCCCACCCAGCACCGTCCCTGCCAGGCGAGAACAGAGACCCCCCGCTCCAACCAGCCCCCCAACTCGAAGACCAGAATTAAACACGCTGCTTCGATCAATCGTGTGACAGCAGCGGGACCTGAC from Balaenoptera acutorostrata chromosome 15, mBalAcu1.1, whole genome shotgun sequence encodes the following:
- the ZBTB46 gene encoding zinc finger and BTB domain-containing protein 46, which translates into the protein MNNRREDMEIASHYRHLLHELNEQRQHGILCDVCVVVEGKVFKAHKNVLLGSSRYFKTLYCQVQKASDQATVTHLDIVTAQGFKAIIDFMYSAHLALTSRNVIEVMSAASFLQMTDIVQACHDFIKAALDISIKPDASDELSEFEVGAPPGSGADALISAVMAGRSISPWLARRTSPANSSGDSAIASCHEGGSSYGKEDQEPKADGPDDLPSQPLWPGDMGCGPLHVKEEQLSPTHYGGSEPPSAGDAAIQNSFSEQAAGDGWQPTGRRKNRKNKDTVRHITQHAEDDSRAGSPLPSFLPTSGWPFGSRDSNADLTVAEASSSDSRGERPELYAHVDEGLLGGEGSYPGAPLTPEKDDALHQATAVANLRAALMSKNSLLALKADVLADDSSLLLEYLPKGTHSLSLNEFTVIRKKFRCPYCSFSAMHQCILKRHMRSHTGERPYPCEICGKKFTRREHMKRHTLVHSKDKKYVCKLCSRVFMSAASVGIKHGSRRHGVCADCAGGGGAGPLDGGGAEGSPELFAGDGPYLEDPEDPRGEGEEELGEDEDDVGLAPEDALLGDDKEDEDSPRGPRSPARGTDKDFTWIS